From a region of the Halomonas sp. HL-93 genome:
- a CDS encoding condensin complex protein MksE translates to MSDMSLLPHGPLLERLLAGEFICAVSDESAFKRLQDDATREAIDSYLRPLNRRVASSQEEGVYFLAWRQLDDSARDQLARQLGDTVNSLLPLLEWLQLVQEALGRDSVLSPGDVLKPGELQAKSEDNPSLRERIERLATDSFFGSQSDQLDAQVKQVFKRLREHGYLLQPHADRQVFLVTGKVDYLLELVRFIRDEEHLPVDDEGEDTQEALL, encoded by the coding sequence ATGAGCGATATGAGTCTTCTACCCCATGGCCCGCTGCTGGAACGGCTGCTGGCGGGCGAGTTTATCTGCGCGGTGAGCGACGAAAGCGCCTTCAAGCGCCTGCAGGATGACGCCACGCGCGAGGCCATCGACAGCTACCTGCGCCCGCTCAACCGCCGCGTGGCCAGCAGCCAGGAGGAAGGCGTGTATTTTCTCGCCTGGCGTCAGCTGGATGACAGCGCGCGGGACCAGCTCGCCCGCCAACTGGGCGACACCGTCAACAGTCTGCTGCCGCTGCTGGAATGGCTACAGCTGGTGCAGGAAGCCCTGGGCCGCGACAGCGTGCTGTCCCCCGGTGATGTGCTCAAACCCGGCGAGCTGCAGGCCAAAAGCGAAGACAACCCCAGCCTGCGGGAACGCATTGAGCGCCTGGCCACCGACAGCTTCTTCGGCTCCCAAAGCGACCAGCTGGACGCCCAGGTCAAGCAGGTGTTCAAGCGGTTAAGAGAGCACGGCTACCTGCTGCAACCCCACGCCGACCGTCAGGTGTTTCTGGTCACCGGCAAGGTCGACTACCTGCTCGAACTGGTGCGCTTTATTCGCGACGAAGAGCACCTGCCGGTGGACGACGAGGGCGAGGATACTCAGGAGGCGCTGCTGTGA
- a CDS encoding super-infection exclusion protein B produces the protein MIEAFSGLLSSIKQTSPVIFTGLAIASGIVLFGSGELIETIGLNEFRDANTPYIGGCFVLSLSIVFAQSITGLLSFSKAQVVKWQKSRKSRKLMELRKADLVNLTPNEKAYLAPYIFGEETTQYFLMEDGIKGSLEARNILYRASNMGDMVNGWAYNIQPWARDHLRNNPHLLEGFTPNMQRYNRW, from the coding sequence ATGATCGAAGCATTCAGCGGGCTTTTGAGCTCGATAAAACAAACAAGTCCAGTGATTTTTACTGGCTTGGCTATAGCTTCCGGCATCGTGCTATTTGGCAGTGGGGAGCTAATTGAAACTATCGGGTTGAATGAATTTCGAGATGCCAATACGCCATATATCGGAGGTTGCTTCGTTCTGTCGCTCTCTATTGTTTTTGCTCAATCAATTACCGGGTTGTTGAGTTTCTCCAAAGCACAGGTTGTGAAGTGGCAAAAGTCGAGGAAGTCCAGAAAACTAATGGAGCTTAGAAAAGCCGATTTGGTAAACCTAACACCAAACGAAAAGGCTTATCTTGCTCCTTATATTTTCGGCGAGGAAACTACTCAATATTTTCTGATGGAGGATGGTATTAAAGGCAGCTTAGAAGCAAGAAATATATTGTACCGAGCTAGCAATATGGGTGATATGGTTAATGGCTGGGCTTACAACATTCAGCCATGGGCGCGAGACCATTTGCGGAATAACCCTCATCTTCTAGAGGGTTTTACTCCCAACATGCAGAGGTACAATCGGTGGTGA
- a CDS encoding DUF7281 domain-containing protein: MLTAQAYKKLSEIERQLRKQSWIDKKRCQQWIATFIHWCDAQHIELGPRISHQSLRFDRALIQQVNEALESQRLVTIEQWQSGLTSAEQAEQGVNEDKTNRQGPRAQRVLVNIPASPPAWLSAQPRSMHDVDWREINLEQCDVLIQVENLDSFYAFSPPIPALSDYANPLVVYRGDSHYGGGFKQIASAWKATQKPHLYAGDFDIRGIGIALSSGASHLLLPPLAWLTEQATPFHDPAKQLEHRPRLQHHRDQLPATHPLQPYLTLLLDQQSGLRQQWLGERLERVALV, from the coding sequence ATGCTCACTGCCCAGGCTTACAAAAAATTGAGCGAAATCGAGCGTCAGCTGCGCAAGCAGTCGTGGATCGACAAGAAGCGCTGCCAGCAATGGATCGCAACCTTCATCCACTGGTGCGATGCGCAGCATATTGAGCTTGGCCCCAGAATTAGCCACCAATCCCTGCGCTTTGACCGTGCCCTTATTCAGCAGGTAAACGAAGCACTTGAAAGCCAACGACTGGTCACCATTGAGCAATGGCAAAGCGGCTTGACCAGTGCTGAGCAAGCGGAGCAGGGCGTCAATGAAGATAAAACCAACCGCCAAGGCCCACGCGCCCAGCGGGTGCTGGTTAACATTCCCGCCAGTCCCCCCGCCTGGCTCTCGGCCCAGCCGCGCTCAATGCACGATGTCGACTGGCGAGAGATAAACCTTGAGCAGTGCGACGTGCTTATCCAGGTTGAAAACCTGGACAGCTTTTATGCCTTTTCACCGCCAATCCCCGCGCTAAGCGACTACGCAAACCCTCTGGTCGTCTACCGCGGCGATAGCCACTACGGCGGCGGCTTCAAGCAAATCGCCAGCGCCTGGAAGGCCACCCAAAAGCCGCACCTCTACGCCGGTGACTTCGATATAAGAGGCATTGGTATCGCGCTTTCCAGCGGCGCCTCGCACCTATTACTCCCGCCGCTCGCATGGCTCACCGAGCAGGCCACCCCCTTCCACGACCCCGCAAAACAACTCGAACACCGCCCACGCCTGCAACACCACCGCGACCAACTACCTGCCACACATCCGCTACAGCCGTATCTAACGCTGCTACTCGATCAGCAGAGCGGGCTAAGGCAGCAGTGGTTGGGTGAACGGTTGGAGCGTGTGGCGCTGGTGTGA
- a CDS encoding CopG family ribbon-helix-helix protein — MSVTTVRLQADVEQHLEAIASRLHRSKGWVINQALAEYIEKQQLEQERWRQTLEAMESAAQGKVVDASEVHNWLKSWGTENEQDAPGSGK, encoded by the coding sequence ATGAGTGTCACCACAGTTCGCCTTCAAGCAGACGTTGAACAGCATCTGGAAGCCATCGCCAGCAGGCTGCACAGGAGCAAAGGCTGGGTGATTAACCAGGCGCTTGCGGAATACATAGAAAAGCAGCAGCTCGAGCAAGAGCGGTGGAGGCAAACGTTAGAGGCAATGGAGTCTGCCGCCCAGGGCAAGGTTGTTGATGCTAGCGAGGTTCACAACTGGCTTAAGAGCTGGGGAACCGAAAACGAGCAGGATGCCCCGGGGTCAGGTAAGTGA
- a CDS encoding type II toxin-antitoxin system RelE/ParE family toxin, whose product MAKYSTQCYKKGYAQGNKMRIFKNKAFSKWAAKEGLDDADLLAAVDEMERGLIDADLGGHVVKKRVAMGGRGKSGGGRTLLAYKINNRAFFVYGFSKNARANISADELKALKYLAKELIGYSDTAIDEAIMHGALIEVENDG is encoded by the coding sequence ATGGCAAAATATAGCACCCAGTGCTATAAAAAGGGATACGCACAAGGGAATAAGATGCGAATATTTAAAAATAAGGCGTTCAGCAAATGGGCAGCAAAGGAAGGGTTAGACGATGCTGACTTGCTGGCCGCAGTTGATGAAATGGAGCGTGGCCTGATTGATGCCGACCTGGGCGGTCATGTGGTGAAAAAGCGCGTGGCAATGGGTGGCCGAGGCAAGAGTGGCGGGGGCAGAACGTTGTTAGCTTACAAGATCAATAATAGAGCGTTCTTTGTTTATGGTTTTTCCAAAAACGCTCGCGCTAATATCAGCGCTGATGAACTGAAAGCATTGAAATACCTAGCGAAAGAACTGATCGGTTATAGTGACACAGCAATAGACGAGGCCATCATGCATGGCGCGCTAATTGAGGTAGAAAACGATGGATAA
- a CDS encoding ATP-binding protein produces the protein MAHLLRIVMIHGHLEGVVELSVDGHTNICGTNASGKTTLQRLVPVFYGELPNKVVPKTRMKFDAFYLPHRNSYLVYEYRREAGNICQVVLTRKSEGGVEYRFVAAPYRPEDYLVEGEDGAVALEYAQWANGLRRENISVSSKLTATSEYRAVIQNDFTPTPGIMPHGNRKDALKLRQMAAQFSLVKPEHRIRHIEKLVSAVHAKEGKMDTLKTMLAAIFEEDGVELPVTRIRSAKAREWIDQMRQSMRLEPLQRSLAKLHDVDRELADVEAALWQLKPQLEADRHHVERTLADAEADMNTRQEAFDAEKNAYEAARDELNEQLSELESGLKQTQRDLSDLQDQYEAYEAADMPALERDLNALPQKREQFEQLKSHLTALQEAVQASQARKEERLRELGEALARQSEEIQGLVDALAEEKAAHQEAHWEAQRHLDARYQTQREETEAGFQARLNQGVERLAALKAALSHSGPTAEESEEAALVQARIDQAQSDHNAASSQRESQRRELDSLKRERDSAEQAHADARRTLTRAQQTSQALHRQRDPAQGSLRHFLRYHLPEWEQRLGKVIAPELLERRDLSPALTEQPSDDLYGLVLDTHLIEPPDYAQDEASLLAAIEAADDAVVRAEAELANSEKQLKRHNERVQAADEALSQAQLAVKRADEEVEYAQEARRQCQARHAEAQRQRKADHEAALEEQQAQQQALRDERQTALDKLNAAQQAELLELKADAQSQLESIDRQIQQYKTQLTEQKAEHKRQCEELEEAFDQELKAQGVDPEKLRDTRARLQQLDEHIRHTAARQDELDAYKRFMRVSWGQRKPELVEQEGRLSREIDAAQRQREEHQQAFKATKAAHQQHVAAFETKRRESHEVLNDLKPLLKQLDELTLTSDATPQQEAPGDVAERLARTRQALSRRAQERDTLRKGCQEAESQLIKGASTSFVDALESERARLADPDDPRALLPLLGGMVKLLEDQQQQLIQQGRNLSDDLDKFFTVFRDLNRRISAQSKRLSDEVADDLRLDGISKAEVRIQSTIDELGFWEPLKLFAQRYKAWRDSEQTLPSDDYLNALADVVDLLRSDQQYSFESLLRLELHLNEGGTDLIIKNDRQLLESSSHGMAYLILCKFLLAFTRLLRGRAAIAIHWPIDEIGTLAYHNVEKLFDACDSNQIHIVGAFPNPESDVLLLFHNRYLIDRDADDPAKRRLKRIEPRQSRLAERLKARHEEVPV, from the coding sequence ATGGCCCACCTGCTACGCATCGTGATGATTCACGGCCACCTGGAAGGGGTGGTCGAACTGAGTGTGGATGGCCACACTAATATTTGCGGCACCAACGCCTCGGGTAAAACCACGCTGCAGCGCCTGGTACCGGTGTTTTATGGCGAGCTACCCAATAAAGTCGTCCCCAAAACGCGCATGAAGTTCGATGCCTTTTACCTGCCCCACCGCAACAGTTATCTGGTCTACGAATACCGCCGCGAAGCGGGCAATATCTGCCAGGTGGTGCTGACCCGCAAATCCGAAGGCGGGGTAGAGTATCGCTTTGTCGCCGCGCCTTACCGGCCAGAAGATTATCTGGTGGAGGGGGAAGACGGCGCCGTGGCGCTGGAATACGCCCAGTGGGCCAACGGCCTGCGGCGGGAGAACATCAGCGTATCGTCCAAGCTCACGGCCACCTCCGAATACCGCGCGGTGATCCAGAACGACTTTACCCCCACGCCCGGCATCATGCCCCACGGCAATCGTAAGGATGCCCTCAAGCTGCGCCAGATGGCCGCGCAGTTTAGCCTGGTCAAGCCCGAGCATCGCATTCGCCACATCGAAAAGCTGGTCTCAGCGGTGCATGCCAAAGAGGGCAAGATGGATACCCTCAAGACCATGCTAGCGGCGATTTTCGAAGAGGACGGCGTCGAGCTGCCGGTGACGCGCATTCGCAGTGCCAAGGCGCGGGAGTGGATTGACCAGATGCGCCAATCCATGCGCCTGGAGCCGCTGCAGCGCTCGCTTGCCAAGCTGCACGACGTTGACCGCGAGCTGGCGGATGTGGAGGCCGCACTGTGGCAGCTGAAACCGCAGTTGGAAGCCGACCGCCACCACGTCGAGCGCACCCTGGCCGATGCCGAAGCCGATATGAATACGCGCCAAGAGGCATTCGACGCCGAGAAAAACGCCTACGAGGCGGCCCGGGATGAGCTGAACGAGCAGCTCAGCGAGCTGGAAAGCGGTCTCAAGCAAACCCAGCGCGACCTGAGCGACCTGCAGGACCAGTATGAAGCTTATGAGGCGGCAGACATGCCCGCCCTTGAGCGCGACCTCAACGCGTTGCCCCAAAAACGCGAGCAGTTCGAGCAACTGAAAAGCCACCTGACTGCCCTGCAAGAGGCCGTGCAGGCAAGCCAGGCCCGCAAGGAAGAGCGGCTGCGCGAGCTGGGCGAAGCGCTGGCCCGCCAAAGCGAAGAGATTCAGGGGCTGGTCGACGCCCTGGCTGAAGAAAAAGCCGCGCACCAGGAAGCCCACTGGGAGGCCCAGCGCCATCTCGATGCCCGCTACCAGACCCAGCGTGAAGAGACAGAAGCCGGTTTTCAGGCACGCCTCAACCAGGGGGTTGAACGGCTGGCAGCGCTGAAAGCCGCGCTTAGCCACAGCGGCCCCACGGCGGAGGAAAGCGAAGAGGCCGCGCTAGTGCAGGCGCGGATCGACCAGGCGCAAAGCGACCACAACGCCGCCAGTAGCCAGCGGGAAAGCCAGCGCCGCGAGCTAGATAGCCTGAAGCGCGAACGCGATAGCGCCGAACAGGCCCACGCGGATGCACGCCGGACGCTGACCCGCGCCCAGCAAACCAGCCAGGCGCTGCACCGCCAGCGCGACCCCGCCCAAGGCTCGCTGCGCCATTTCCTGCGCTACCACCTGCCCGAATGGGAGCAGCGGCTGGGCAAGGTGATCGCCCCCGAGCTGCTGGAGCGCCGTGACCTTTCGCCCGCCTTGACCGAGCAACCCAGCGACGACCTTTATGGCCTGGTGCTGGATACCCACCTGATCGAGCCGCCGGACTACGCCCAGGATGAAGCCAGCCTGCTGGCCGCCATTGAAGCGGCGGACGACGCCGTGGTGCGCGCCGAGGCCGAGCTTGCCAACAGCGAAAAGCAGCTCAAACGGCATAACGAGCGCGTCCAGGCCGCCGATGAAGCGCTAAGCCAGGCCCAGTTGGCGGTGAAGCGCGCCGATGAAGAAGTCGAGTACGCCCAGGAGGCCCGTCGCCAGTGCCAGGCGCGCCATGCCGAGGCGCAGCGTCAGCGCAAGGCCGACCACGAAGCCGCCCTAGAGGAACAACAAGCGCAGCAGCAAGCCCTGCGCGACGAACGCCAGACTGCGCTGGACAAGCTAAACGCCGCCCAACAGGCCGAACTGCTGGAGCTAAAAGCCGATGCGCAAAGCCAGCTGGAGTCCATCGACCGGCAGATTCAGCAGTACAAGACCCAGCTCACCGAGCAGAAAGCCGAGCACAAGCGCCAGTGCGAAGAGCTGGAAGAGGCGTTCGACCAGGAATTGAAAGCCCAGGGCGTCGATCCGGAAAAACTGCGGGATACCCGCGCCCGGCTGCAGCAATTGGACGAGCACATCCGTCACACCGCCGCCCGTCAGGACGAGCTGGACGCCTACAAGCGCTTTATGCGCGTAAGCTGGGGGCAGCGCAAACCGGAGCTGGTCGAGCAGGAGGGGCGTTTAAGCCGTGAGATAGACGCCGCCCAGCGACAGCGCGAAGAACACCAGCAGGCCTTCAAAGCCACCAAGGCCGCCCACCAGCAGCACGTCGCCGCGTTTGAAACCAAGCGCCGCGAAAGCCACGAGGTGCTCAACGACCTCAAGCCGCTGCTCAAGCAGCTTGATGAACTCACCCTGACCTCGGACGCCACGCCCCAGCAGGAGGCTCCCGGCGATGTCGCCGAACGGCTGGCGCGCACCCGTCAGGCACTCTCGCGCCGGGCCCAGGAGCGCGATACGCTGCGCAAAGGCTGCCAGGAAGCGGAGAGCCAACTGATCAAAGGGGCCAGCACCAGCTTTGTCGATGCGCTGGAAAGCGAGCGCGCCCGGCTGGCCGACCCCGACGACCCGCGAGCGCTGCTGCCGCTGCTCGGCGGCATGGTCAAACTGCTGGAAGACCAGCAGCAACAGCTGATTCAGCAGGGGCGCAATCTCAGCGACGATCTGGACAAGTTCTTCACCGTGTTTCGCGACCTCAATCGCCGCATCAGCGCCCAGAGCAAGCGCCTCTCCGATGAAGTGGCCGACGACCTGCGCCTGGATGGCATCAGCAAGGCCGAGGTGCGCATCCAGTCGACCATTGACGAACTCGGTTTCTGGGAGCCGCTCAAGCTGTTTGCCCAGCGCTACAAGGCCTGGCGCGACTCCGAGCAGACCCTGCCCAGCGACGACTACTTGAACGCCCTGGCGGACGTGGTCGATTTGCTGCGCAGCGACCAGCAATACAGCTTTGAAAGCCTGCTGCGCCTGGAGCTGCACCTCAACGAAGGCGGCACCGACCTGATCATCAAGAACGACCGCCAACTGCTCGAATCGTCCAGCCACGGCATGGCGTATCTGATTCTGTGCAAGTTCCTGCTCGCCTTTACCCGCCTGCTGCGCGGCCGGGCGGCAATCGCCATTCACTGGCCCATTGATGAGATCGGCACGCTGGCCTACCACAACGTCGAAAAGCTGTTTGACGCCTGCGACAGCAACCAGATTCATATTGTCGGCGCCTTCCCCAACCCGGAATCCGACGTGCTGCTGCTGTTCCACAACCGCTACCTGATCGACCGCGACGCCGACGACCCCGCCAAACGACGGCTAAAACGCATCGAGCCCCGCCAAAGCCGCCTGGCCGAGCGGCTCAAAGCCCGCCATGAGGAGGTGCCGGTATGA
- a CDS encoding type II toxin-antitoxin system RelE/ParE family toxin, translated as MKLVYTDEAIGDLIRLREFIAVHNPTAAARIASELVGKIELLPDSFNMGTPVEMAPVPDSVRNMVFGKYVIRYSIHASAIIILRIWPGLEGER; from the coding sequence GTGAAACTGGTTTACACGGACGAAGCCATTGGTGATTTGATACGTCTTCGGGAGTTTATTGCAGTGCATAATCCGACGGCGGCAGCCAGGATAGCTTCAGAGCTGGTTGGCAAAATCGAATTACTTCCAGACTCCTTCAACATGGGCACACCCGTTGAAATGGCACCGGTGCCTGACTCTGTTCGAAATATGGTTTTCGGAAAATACGTCATTCGATATTCAATTCATGCCAGTGCCATCATTATTCTCCGGATTTGGCCTGGCCTTGAGGGTGAGCGATAG